A window of the Lactuca sativa cultivar Salinas chromosome 5, Lsat_Salinas_v11, whole genome shotgun sequence genome harbors these coding sequences:
- the LOC111880958 gene encoding pentatricopeptide repeat-containing protein At5g18390, mitochondrial-like yields the protein MKEAQSFLEEMSQNGFNPPIRGRDLLIDGLLNAGYLESTKGLVRKMKKEGFVCDVTTFNTLSEAICESGEIDFCIGLYHDGCRLGLCPDIDTYKIMITATSKIRKIDEAFIVLYRSIEDGNKPFPRLYAPILKGLFRNGRFDDAFSFFSDMKVKGHPPNRHVYSMILKMCVRGGIYVEAGNYLMEMIEFKLSPMS from the coding sequence ATGAAAGAAGCCCAAAGCTTTTTAGAAGAAATGAGTCAAAATGGGTTTAATCCACCTATTCGTGGTCGTGATCTTTTGATTGATGGCTTATTGAATGCTGGTTATCTTGAATCAACAAAAGGGTTAGTGCGTAAAATGAAAAAAGAGGGCTTCGTATGTGATGTCACCACATTTAACACATTATCAGAAGCTATATGCGAATCAGGTGAGATTGATTTTTGTATTGGTCTTTACCATGATGGTTGTAGATTAGGGTTATGTCCTGATATTGATACTTACAAGATCATGATCACTGCAACTTCAAAGATTAGGAAGATTGATGAGGCGTTTATTGTTCTTTATAGATCAATTGAAGATGGGAATAAACCGTTTCCGAGATTATATGCTCCGATTTTGAAGGGTCTTTTTAGGAATGGAAGGTTTGATGATGCGTTTAGTTTTTTTAGTGATATGAAGGTGAAAGGGCATCCACCAAATCGACATGTTTATAGTATGATTTTGAAGATGTGTGTGCGAGGTGGGATATATGTTGAAGCTGGTAATTATTTGATGGAGATGATTGAGTTTAAATTGTCACCAATGTCATGA